In a genomic window of Mesoplasma tabanidae:
- a CDS encoding DegV family protein, with protein MKIVILLDSSGTNSSEKIKNKNIDVLPLHFTFPNGTDMLDTPKEVKEREIIKLISEGVDIKTSQASPGEVENKYDELLQTYDHVYHIPITGNLSSMLQTAMMVSRDEKYIGKVTVYENLNIAAQAIEQTALYICKLIEEGKITTPEQITEAIKEYEKTMYIAILPGDLKRLTSGGRGKKAVTTVLNLLKTKVLIKWEAEPKKEAMGRTIHSIMDRIIKVYNENYKTGYEMVFVRTPLTASKIYEAARNALVEGKVNFSEELVPNIYTAHAGVDTIAFIITKKI; from the coding sequence ATGAAAATAGTTATTTTATTAGACAGCTCGGGAACTAACTCATCAGAAAAAATTAAAAATAAAAATATTGATGTTTTACCACTGCACTTTACTTTTCCAAATGGAACAGACATGTTAGATACACCAAAAGAAGTAAAGGAAAGAGAAATTATAAAACTTATTTCAGAAGGAGTTGATATTAAAACAAGCCAAGCTAGTCCTGGAGAAGTTGAAAATAAATATGATGAACTTTTACAAACTTATGATCATGTTTATCATATACCTATTACTGGAAACTTATCAAGTATGCTACAAACTGCTATGATGGTCTCAAGAGATGAAAAATATATTGGGAAAGTAACAGTTTATGAAAATTTAAACATTGCTGCCCAAGCAATTGAACAAACAGCATTATACATTTGTAAACTTATTGAAGAAGGCAAAATTACAACGCCAGAACAAATTACTGAAGCAATCAAAGAATATGAAAAAACAATGTATATTGCTATCCTTCCGGGAGATCTTAAAAGATTAACTAGCGGTGGGAGAGGCAAAAAAGCAGTTACAACAGTTTTAAACCTTTTAAAAACTAAAGTCTTAATTAAGTGAGAAGCAGAACCAAAAAAAGAAGCAATGGGAAGAACAATTCATTCAATTATGGATAGAATAATTAAAGTTTACAATGAAAATTATAAAACGGGTTATGAAATGGTATTTGTTAGAACACCTTTGACAGCTTCAAAAATTTATGAAGCTGCTAGAAATGCATTGGTTGAAGGAAAAGTAAATTTTTCAGAAGAATTGGTACCTAATATTTACACAGCTCATGCTGGTGTTGATACAATAGCATTCATTATTACTAAAAAAATATAA
- a CDS encoding Fur family transcriptional regulator → MLKLKKAQQAKYNEIIDQLKVKSIKITEIRSNIIKLIIISEHINIQQLTLKLEKNLSNVNLASIYNTMDLLLKEHIISSNTFDGKNIWYELSTNKSAHIKCDKCGNIEHVSTEKIKNINFDEFKTLIVDKSQKLEHLKIELHVICERCNKKRN, encoded by the coding sequence ATGTTAAAGTTAAAAAAAGCTCAACAAGCTAAATACAATGAAATTATTGATCAGTTAAAAGTAAAATCAATAAAAATAACTGAGATAAGATCTAATATTATTAAGCTTATTATTATTTCAGAACATATCAATATACAACAATTAACTCTTAAACTTGAGAAAAATTTATCAAATGTTAATTTAGCGAGTATTTATAATACTATGGATTTATTATTAAAGGAACACATAATATCATCAAATACGTTTGATGGTAAAAATATTTGATACGAACTTTCAACTAATAAATCTGCACATATTAAATGTGATAAATGTGGGAATATAGAACATGTTTCAACAGAAAAAATTAAAAATATAAATTTTGATGAGTTTAAAACATTAATTGTAGATAAAAGCCAAAAACTTGAGCACCTTAAAATAGAGCTGCATGTTATTTGTGAACGCTGTAACAAAAAAAGAAATTAG
- a CDS encoding acyl carrier protein gives MNIHNEIIKELKSKGAKGNLTTQTQFSSIGLDSLDLMDMITILEDRLSIFVPDDKLLEIKTIKDLENVIAELTK, from the coding sequence ATGAATATACATAACGAAATTATTAAAGAATTAAAAAGCAAAGGTGCTAAAGGAAACTTGACAACTCAAACTCAATTTTCATCAATTGGTCTTGATTCATTAGATTTAATGGATATGATTACAATTCTAGAGGATCGTCTTTCAATATTTGTTCCAGATGATAAACTTTTAGAAATCAAAACAATAAAAGACTTAGAAAATGTTATTGCAGAGTTAACAAAGTAA